A region from the Nematostella vectensis chromosome 13, jaNemVect1.1, whole genome shotgun sequence genome encodes:
- the LOC5508568 gene encoding uncharacterized oxidoreductase YtbE isoform X2, which produces MFFRSLLVLRCATKSGYFTRRFFSQKLRFCTGPRDPSIMSKVQGEGLSSFVTLNDGRKMPLFGLGVFRLETGCEDVCLFALKNGYRMLDTADIYQNEKEVGSAVRKSGLKREDIYVTTKLKPSEEGHSNALKYAKESIKKLDIGYVDLFLIHTPRPGNIIAAYDALLTLKEEGLIRSVGVSNFGVHHLEELRKAGCRTPAINQIEINPFWRQEEIIKYCNKHGITVEGYAPVFRGCKFDHPVLVEMSERYGKTVAQIMIRWSVQKQYITIPKSSNPERILENAQVFDFVISEKDMKNLETFPAERCCFHPNEDPTSLPWRG; this is translated from the exons ATGTTTTTTAGATCTTTGCTTGTTCTACGCTGTGCAACAAAAAGCGGGTATTTTACCAGACGCTTCTTTTCACAAAAATTGCGTTTCTGTACGGGTCCTAGAGATCCTTCAATAATGTCTAAGGTACAGGGCGAAGGGCTGAGCTCTTTCGTGACTCTGAATGATGGCCGCAAGATGCCGCTGTTTGGGCTAGGAGTTTTTCGTTTAGAGACAGGTTGCGAAGACgtctgtttgtttgctttgaaaAATGGATATCGTATGCTCGACACAGCCGACATATATCA AAATGAGAAAGAAGTTGGCTCAGCTGTCCGCAAGTCTGGGTTAAAAAGAGAAGATATTTATGTGACAACAAAACTTAAGCCATCTGAAGAAGGTCATTCAAATGCTCTCAAATATGCAAAGGAAAGTATAAAGAA gctGGATATTGGATATGTAGACCTGTTTCTCATCCATACTCCAAGACCTGGGAACATTATTGCCGCTTATGATGCACTATTAACACTTAAGGAAGAAGGACTGATTAG GTCTGTTGGTGTGTCTAACTTCGGAGTCCATCATCTAGAAGAGTTGCGCAAGGCAGGATGTCGCACTCCTGCTATCAATCAAATTGAGATAAACCCCTTCTGGCGTCAGGAGGAGATTATAAAATACTGCAACAAGCATGGAATTACGGTGGAGGGTTATGCACCAGTGTTCAGAGGTTGCAAATTTGACCATCCTGTCTTGGTGGAGATGTCAGAAAG GTATGGCAAGACTGTTGCTCAAATCATGATTCGATGGAGTGTTCAGAAACAATATATAACCATCCCAAAATCCAGCAATCCTGAGCGCATCCTGGAAAATGCACAGGTCTTTGACTTTGTGATCTCTGAGAAAGATATGAAAAACTTG GAAACCTTTCCTGCTGAGAGGTGCTGCTTTCATCCGAATGAAG ATCCTACTAGTCTGCCATGGAGGGGCTGA
- the LOC5508568 gene encoding uncharacterized oxidoreductase YtbE isoform X1 has protein sequence MFFRSLLVLRCATKSGYFTRRFFSQKLRFCTGPRDPSIMSKVQGEGLSSFVTLNDGRKMPLFGLGVFRLETGCEDVCLFALKNGYRMLDTADIYQNEKEVGSAVRKSGLKREDIYVTTKLKPSEEGHSNALKYAKESIKKLDIGYVDLFLIHTPRPGNIIAAYDALLTLKEEGLIRSVGVSNFGVHHLEELRKAGCRTPAINQIEINPFWRQEEIIKYCNKHGITVEGYAPVFRGCKFDHPVLVEMSERYGKTVAQIMIRWSVQKQYITIPKSSNPERILENAQVFDFVISEKDMKNLETFPAERCCFHPNEDPTTLPWRG, from the exons ATGTTTTTTAGATCTTTGCTTGTTCTACGCTGTGCAACAAAAAGCGGGTATTTTACCAGACGCTTCTTTTCACAAAAATTGCGTTTCTGTACGGGTCCTAGAGATCCTTCAATAATGTCTAAGGTACAGGGCGAAGGGCTGAGCTCTTTCGTGACTCTGAATGATGGCCGCAAGATGCCGCTGTTTGGGCTAGGAGTTTTTCGTTTAGAGACAGGTTGCGAAGACgtctgtttgtttgctttgaaaAATGGATATCGTATGCTCGACACAGCCGACATATATCA AAATGAGAAAGAAGTTGGCTCAGCTGTCCGCAAGTCTGGGTTAAAAAGAGAAGATATTTATGTGACAACAAAACTTAAGCCATCTGAAGAAGGTCATTCAAATGCTCTCAAATATGCAAAGGAAAGTATAAAGAA gctGGATATTGGATATGTAGACCTGTTTCTCATCCATACTCCAAGACCTGGGAACATTATTGCCGCTTATGATGCACTATTAACACTTAAGGAAGAAGGACTGATTAG GTCTGTTGGTGTGTCTAACTTCGGAGTCCATCATCTAGAAGAGTTGCGCAAGGCAGGATGTCGCACTCCTGCTATCAATCAAATTGAGATAAACCCCTTCTGGCGTCAGGAGGAGATTATAAAATACTGCAACAAGCATGGAATTACGGTGGAGGGTTATGCACCAGTGTTCAGAGGTTGCAAATTTGACCATCCTGTCTTGGTGGAGATGTCAGAAAG GTATGGCAAGACTGTTGCTCAAATCATGATTCGATGGAGTGTTCAGAAACAATATATAACCATCCCAAAATCCAGCAATCCTGAGCGCATCCTGGAAAATGCACAGGTCTTTGACTTTGTGATCTCTGAGAAAGATATGAAAAACTTG GAAACCTTTCCTGCTGAGAGGTGCTGCTTTCATCCGAATGAAGATCCTACTACTCTGCCATGGAGGGGTTGA